The following DNA comes from Acidobacteriota bacterium.
CGCAGCGTCCAGCGCGCCACCACGACGACCGAGTTTCCTTCCGCTCCCGGGAATCGAATCTCGAGTGGCTCGAGTTCCAGGTGCCCCATCGCGCGCCGATCGGGGTAGCGGCGCCGGTAGCGGGCCTCCACGGCCGCGCGGCCCCGGGTGAGGCCTCCCGGGCCGAGAAACGAGGCGTCGTCGGCGTACGCCGCACAGAAGGCGCCGATGTCCCCGGCGTTCCAGGCCGCCACCTGATCGGCGAGCAGGTGACGGACTTCCCGCTCCGCTGTCGGGGCCGGAGCGCCCGGCACGCCGTCACGCGCGCATGCCGACACGGCCACAAGAGCCAGCGCGAGCCATCCCGGGAACCACCGCCGTCTCACGGGTGACACGTCTCCTCCGCACCGGACGGCCGCGCCAGATCGACCAGTTCCGCGCGGTAGGTGCGGACCGCCAACGTCTGCCGATGGACGAGCCTCAGGTCGGTCGCCAGGTGGAGGGTTCGGAGCAGCGCCACCGGATCGATCGTTTCCGACGGTCCGGGCCAAGCGCTCAGCGAGAGAAGCGCCGAA
Coding sequences within:
- a CDS encoding nuclear transport factor 2 family protein, which codes for MGPDRARDPGELDRGERGRGKAASLRGDPRAPPAGCEPHDPGGRHRPRPARSHPRGRRSIGENRRLPRVRPSGRGSRRPGVAAPLRGRRKDRRRGGRRAVRGVAPGGVAVPGESTRRRGGRPAARRLAGARDRFGASLAERLARTVGNDRSGGAAPNPPPGDRPEARPSADVGGPHLPRGTGRSGAAVRCGGDVSPVRRRWFPGWLALALVAVSACARDGVPGAPAPTAEREVRHLLADQVAAWNAGDIGAFCAAYADDASFLGPGGLTRGRAAVEARYRRRYPDRRAMGHLELEPLEIRFPGAEGNSVVVVARWTLRTGEDDPSGVRSGYTMLVISRGAAGWQITHDVSFGSE